Proteins from a single region of Chryseobacterium sp. T16E-39:
- a CDS encoding dipeptidase gives MQETLNYINENKQRFVDELFELLRIPSISADPAYKEDVLKCAEVCATHLKNAGADNVEVCKTNGYPIVFGEKILDGNLPTVLVYGHYDVQPADPLELWKKPPFEPYIEKTELHPDGAIFARGSADDKGQFFMHLKAFEAMMKTNALPCNVKFILEGEEEVGSVSLGDFVNENKEKLACDCILISDTHIYSNEQPTVTTGLRGLSYVEVEVEGPNRDLHSGLYGGAVPNPIHVLSRMIAKLIDEDGHITIDGFYDNVDVVSDEERAEMNKLKDNPDEFKKAIGLSDIEGEKGYTTLERTSIRPTLDCNGIWGGYTGEGAKTVIPSKAFAKISMRLVPYQTPEEITEKFTKYFEKIAPGTVKVKVTPHHGGMPYVLPTDTKEFAAAKQAMESAFGKEVLPYRGGGSIPITSMFEKVLGAKSVLMGFGLDSDAIHSPNEHYGLFNFYKGIESIPLFFENYSK, from the coding sequence ATGCAAGAGACATTAAATTACATCAACGAAAACAAACAGCGTTTCGTAGATGAATTATTTGAATTATTGAGAATTCCGTCTATTTCTGCGGATCCTGCTTATAAAGAAGATGTATTGAAATGTGCAGAAGTATGTGCAACACATCTTAAAAATGCTGGAGCAGATAATGTGGAAGTATGCAAAACAAACGGTTATCCAATCGTTTTTGGAGAAAAAATATTAGATGGAAACCTTCCTACAGTTTTGGTTTATGGACATTATGATGTTCAGCCTGCAGATCCATTGGAATTGTGGAAAAAACCACCCTTTGAACCTTATATAGAAAAGACAGAACTTCATCCTGATGGAGCGATCTTTGCCAGAGGTTCAGCTGATGATAAGGGACAATTTTTTATGCATCTGAAAGCTTTTGAAGCAATGATGAAAACCAATGCTCTTCCTTGTAATGTTAAGTTTATTCTGGAAGGAGAAGAAGAGGTAGGATCAGTAAGTTTAGGAGATTTCGTTAATGAAAACAAGGAAAAACTGGCTTGCGATTGTATTTTGATTTCTGACACCCATATTTACAGTAACGAACAGCCTACAGTTACTACAGGATTAAGAGGGTTGAGTTATGTAGAAGTAGAAGTTGAGGGACCAAACAGAGATTTGCATTCAGGACTCTATGGAGGAGCGGTTCCAAACCCTATTCATGTCCTGTCAAGAATGATTGCAAAATTGATCGATGAAGACGGGCATATTACAATCGATGGATTCTATGATAATGTAGATGTCGTTTCAGATGAAGAAAGAGCTGAAATGAATAAATTAAAAGATAATCCTGATGAGTTTAAAAAAGCAATCGGATTAAGTGATATAGAAGGTGAAAAAGGCTATACAACCTTAGAAAGAACATCGATCCGACCTACACTGGATTGTAATGGAATCTGGGGTGGTTATACCGGAGAAGGTGCAAAAACAGTTATTCCTTCCAAAGCTTTTGCAAAAATTTCTATGCGTTTAGTACCTTATCAAACTCCTGAAGAGATTACTGAAAAGTTCACTAAGTATTTTGAAAAAATTGCTCCCGGTACTGTAAAGGTAAAAGTGACTCCACATCATGGTGGTATGCCTTATGTTTTACCAACCGATACTAAAGAATTTGCAGCCGCAAAACAGGCAATGGAATCTGCTTTTGGTAAAGAAGTACTACCTTACAGAGGAGGCGGAAGTATTCCAATTACCTCAATGTTTGAAAAGGTATTGGGAGCAAAGTCAGTTTTGATGGGCTTCGGTCTGGATTCTGATGCGATCCATTCCCCAAATGAACATTATGGATTGTTTAATTTCTATAAAGGAATTGAAAGTATACCATTGTTTTTCGAAAATTATTCAAAGTAA
- a CDS encoding THUMP-like domain-containing protein, whose translation MFDHILKKEVQEFIDANLHSDLHSLLLKKSPFSDVSMPEIVQQIKGKQVALKKFPFLLRENIIFPPHLNLEQSSSEKTALYKSEFLKGRKFIDLTSGFGIDAYYLSQNFNEITLIEQNTELLKIVEHNWAILGKKAEFINLKLQDFLNENKENFDVIYLDPARRDDHKNKVFLLEDLSPDILEIQDHLLSISNDVVIKLSPLIDLKYLISVLKNVSRIDIIAVKNDVKEVVVLLSTHGSQKIDCHCVNLESDESDFIFRFGEEEKAQSEFSEPERFIYLPNNSMLKAGVFNLIAEKFALKKLHPNTHIYTSGNKVEHFPGRVLEMEVIESKHIKKKEQFNIISKNYPLKPEEIKTKYSLKDGGERYLIFTQSKKGKIILKSL comes from the coding sequence GTGTTTGATCATATATTAAAAAAAGAAGTTCAGGAGTTTATTGATGCAAATCTTCATTCGGATCTGCATTCATTACTGTTAAAAAAATCTCCATTTTCTGATGTTTCGATGCCGGAAATTGTTCAGCAAATAAAGGGGAAACAGGTAGCTCTTAAGAAATTTCCTTTTCTATTACGGGAAAATATTATTTTTCCTCCGCACCTTAACCTGGAGCAATCCTCTTCTGAGAAGACCGCTCTTTATAAATCAGAATTTTTAAAAGGACGGAAATTCATCGATCTTACCAGTGGATTTGGAATTGATGCTTACTATTTATCGCAAAATTTTAATGAAATCACCTTAATAGAACAAAATACAGAGCTTTTAAAAATTGTTGAGCATAATTGGGCTATTTTAGGGAAAAAAGCAGAATTCATTAATTTAAAGCTTCAGGATTTTCTTAATGAAAATAAAGAGAATTTTGATGTTATCTATCTCGATCCAGCAAGACGAGATGATCATAAGAATAAGGTTTTCCTTTTAGAGGATTTATCACCTGATATTCTGGAAATTCAGGATCATTTACTATCCATTTCAAATGATGTTGTGATAAAACTATCGCCATTAATTGATTTAAAATATCTGATATCTGTTTTAAAAAATGTTTCAAGGATTGATATTATTGCGGTAAAAAATGACGTTAAAGAAGTTGTTGTTTTATTATCAACTCATGGTTCACAGAAAATTGATTGCCACTGTGTGAATTTAGAAAGTGATGAATCTGATTTTATATTCCGGTTCGGAGAAGAAGAAAAAGCTCAGTCAGAGTTCTCAGAACCCGAGAGATTCATTTACTTACCCAATAATTCTATGTTAAAGGCTGGAGTTTTTAACCTCATTGCCGAAAAATTTGCGCTAAAGAAACTTCACCCCAATACACATATTTATACCTCTGGGAATAAAGTAGAACATTTTCCTGGAAGGGTTTTAGAAATGGAAGTTATTGAAAGCAAACACATTAAAAAGAAAGAGCAATTCAACATTATTTCTAAGAATTATCCGTTAAAACCCGAAGAAATTAAAACGAAATATAGTCTAAAGGATGGTGGTGAGCGGTATCTTATTTTTACCCAATCCAAAAAAGGTAAAATTATTCTAAAATCATTATAA
- a CDS encoding DinB family protein, producing MNEKLIDLFEYTHHFNREIIKLIKEHISEVDDKTLALINHTINAQQIWNARILGEQAFEVWQINQTDDLQEINHKNFLTSIQIVQNFNLENRIGYQNSKGTKFENSIFEMLFHAINHSTYHRGQINSLLKQNGIEPLLTDYIFYKR from the coding sequence ATGAATGAGAAACTAATTGACTTATTCGAGTATACACACCATTTTAATCGGGAAATTATTAAGCTGATTAAAGAACATATATCGGAAGTTGATGATAAAACGCTGGCATTAATTAATCATACAATTAATGCTCAGCAAATTTGGAATGCAAGAATACTAGGAGAGCAGGCTTTTGAAGTATGGCAGATCAATCAGACAGATGACTTACAGGAAATCAATCATAAAAATTTTTTAACGAGTATTCAGATTGTTCAGAACTTTAATTTAGAAAACAGGATAGGTTATCAGAATTCGAAGGGAACAAAATTTGAAAACAGTATTTTTGAAATGCTTTTCCATGCGATCAATCATTCCACTTACCATAGGGGACAGATTAATTCTTTACTAAAACAAAATGGTATTGAACCTTTATTAACGGATTATATCTTTTATAAAAGATAA
- a CDS encoding methylmalonyl-CoA mutase family protein translates to MSHINTLPQWEDLVKKQLKTEDIYSILKKENLEGIVVKPFYNSVHKPLVNLPKVEESTHLVANYHESLEEDVFAFLLNQNVENLEGKTLFVNNKDLAEHISPKDEDQYFSLIDVFDEKAGTINDQLVKELLAKDFKRNICIDVSLHQNAGAAIYQQLGIALAKTKELTEILGADVLNKLIFRIAVGGNYFFEMAKIRAFKLVFNQFSREYNLDEIPYIFAETSLRNKAVSDSENNLIRSTLELASAMIGGADAVYSNNYLVNRNTENSEEISFKQQIVLAYESIINVFEDASNGSYYVEDLTMQIAERSWALFVEIEDGGGYLELMKQGVVQKKIYEHAVEEQKWVEEGKIKLIGVNLYPKLEVKRPIEDLYNEMEIKPVRWSEMFE, encoded by the coding sequence ATGTCACATATCAATACACTTCCTCAATGGGAAGATTTAGTAAAAAAGCAACTTAAAACAGAAGATATTTACAGCATCCTGAAAAAAGAAAATTTAGAAGGGATTGTAGTAAAGCCTTTTTATAATTCTGTACATAAGCCTTTAGTCAATCTGCCAAAAGTTGAAGAAAGTACCCATTTAGTGGCTAACTATCATGAAAGTTTAGAGGAGGACGTTTTTGCATTTTTGTTGAACCAAAACGTAGAAAATCTTGAAGGGAAGACTCTTTTTGTTAATAATAAAGATCTTGCGGAACATATCAGTCCGAAAGATGAAGATCAATACTTCTCTTTAATTGATGTATTTGATGAAAAAGCAGGAACTATTAATGATCAGCTTGTTAAAGAATTATTAGCTAAGGATTTTAAAAGAAATATCTGTATTGATGTTTCACTTCACCAAAATGCGGGTGCTGCGATCTATCAGCAATTAGGAATTGCCTTGGCAAAAACTAAAGAACTTACTGAAATCTTAGGTGCTGATGTTTTAAATAAATTAATCTTTAGAATAGCGGTTGGAGGGAATTATTTCTTTGAAATGGCTAAAATAAGAGCATTTAAGTTGGTCTTTAACCAATTTTCAAGAGAGTATAATTTAGATGAAATTCCATATATTTTTGCAGAAACTTCTTTACGGAATAAAGCTGTTTCGGACAGTGAAAATAATCTTATCCGCTCTACATTAGAACTTGCTTCTGCTATGATAGGAGGTGCTGATGCTGTTTATAGCAATAACTATCTTGTTAATAGAAATACTGAAAATTCGGAAGAAATTTCTTTTAAGCAGCAAATTGTGCTGGCTTATGAAAGTATAATTAATGTTTTTGAGGATGCTTCTAATGGAAGTTACTATGTAGAAGATCTCACCATGCAAATTGCAGAAAGGTCATGGGCTTTGTTCGTGGAAATAGAAGATGGAGGAGGATATCTGGAATTAATGAAACAGGGAGTTGTTCAGAAAAAGATCTATGAACATGCTGTTGAGGAGCAAAAATGGGTAGAAGAAGGAAAAATTAAATTGATTGGCGTGAATCTCTATCCGAAATTAGAGGTTAAAAGACCCATTGAAGACTTATATAATGAGATGGAAATAAAGCCGGTTCGCTGGTCAGAAATGTTTGAATAA
- a CDS encoding FtsB family cell division protein produces the protein MANKLIKDIQPKSEVLKVLQKYIINRYFITICLFLVWMIFFDKTSFLVINELNGEINKYQEQLQYYKTEYEKNDTFYKKLMNNKSEKEKYARENYFMKKPDEEIFILVVDSTHISKK, from the coding sequence ATGGCAAATAAATTAATTAAAGACATACAGCCCAAGTCTGAAGTCCTAAAAGTTCTTCAAAAATATATTATAAACAGATATTTCATTACGATCTGTTTATTTCTGGTCTGGATGATTTTTTTTGATAAAACCTCTTTTTTGGTAATTAATGAACTTAATGGGGAAATTAATAAATACCAGGAACAACTACAGTATTATAAAACGGAATATGAAAAGAATGATACGTTTTATAAAAAGCTGATGAATAACAAATCGGAAAAAGAAAAATACGCAAGAGAAAATTATTTTATGAAAAAGCCCGACGAGGAAATATTTATCCTGGTGGTAGATAGTACGCATATTTCTAAGAAATAA